The sequence GCTTCACAGGATGTGGTTGTATCGGAACATGACTGCGGCACCTTCGATGGAATTGAAGTAGGCTCACTGATAGAAGGCGGTGAGGTAATCGAACGTTTGGATACGAGGGTTCTCGGAAGAGTTGTGCTTGAAGACCTGAAAGATCCTGATGGAGAGATTATTGTAAAAAGAAATGAAGAGATACGGGAAGAACACCTGAAGAAAATAGAAGAAGCCAGCTTTGAGAAGATAAAAATCCGTTCTGCTCTGACATGCAGGTCAAAACGCGGTATCTGCGTACTTTGTTACGGGAGAGATCTTGCACGAGGCCGTCTTGTAAGTATAGGTGAAGCAGTAGGTATCGTTGCTGCCCAATCTATAGGGGAACCAGGGACACAGCTTACTATGAGAACATTCCATATCGGCGGGGCGGCATCAAGAAGGATAGAGCAGTCTACTCTGGAAGCAAGAAATGACGGGTATGTTAAATTGTTAAATGTAAAGGTAGTAAATAACAGAGAAGGTGTCCCTGTTGTTATGAACAGAAACGGCGAAATTGCCATTGTAGATGAAGCGGGCAGGGAAAGAGAAAGATATGCCGTTATATATGGCGCCAGGCTTGTATTTGGTAGCGCTGAAGGTTCTCCTAAGCCGGTTTCTAATTCAGCAGAAGGAAAAGGGCAGTACATTAAGGAAGGCCAGATTCTTGCCGAATGGGATCCTTATACAATCCCAATTCTCTCGGAAGTATCAGGGAAGATCAAATTCGGAGATATTATTGAAGGCGTAACGATGCAGGAGAGCAAGGACGAAATGACAGGGCTTTCTTACAGAGTTGTTATGGAGCCAAGGGATCAGGATCTGAGGCCAAGGATATCCATAAAGGACGATAAGGGTAAAACGATTAATATACCAGCCAGTACAAGTCCTGCCCGGTATATCTTACCTATTGGAGCACATATTATTGTAAATGAAGGAGATGAAATTCACGCAGGCGACGTTGTGTCGAAAATACCGCGAGAAACGACTAAGACAAAGGATATTACCGGCGGTCTTCCGAGGGTTGCAGAACTTTTTGAGGCAAGAAGACCGAAAGAAAATGCAACGGTAACCGAGGTAAACGGTTTTGTTTCCTTTGGTAAGACCACAAAGGGCAAAAGGGAGATCTTTGTAAAGCCTGAGAGAGGCGAGCCGATAAAGTATACAATCCCGAGAGGTAAACATATAGTCGTTCATGAAGGGGACTATGTTAAGGCAGGGGAGCCGTTGATGGACGGCCCTGTGAGCCCCCACGATGTGCTTCGGATACTTGGTATCAAAGCACTTGCCCGTTATCTTGTGGATGAGATTCAAGAAGTTTATCAGTTGCAGGGCGTGAAGATAAATGACAAGCACATAGAAATTATAGTAAGACAGATGCTCAAGAGAGTAAGAATAAGAGATGTAGGCGATACAAATTTTATTATTGATGAACCTGTTGAATGGTGGGTATTTGAAGAAGAAAACGGGCGGGTTTTGGAAGCCGGCGGGAAGCCTGCCAAAGCAGAACCGTTGTTCTTAGGAATAACAAAGGCATCCCTTATAACAGACAGTTTTATCTCGGCAGCAAGCTTTCAGGATACCACGAAAGTTCTCACACAGGCTGCGATAGAGGGTCGGGTTGATTACTTACGAGGCCTGAAGGAGAATGTAATTATGGGCAGGGTTATTCCTGCAGGAACAGGTTATTCAAGATACAAAAACTATGATATGACAGTCCTTGAAAAGCTGGACGAGGACGTGGAAAAATTACCTGAGGCCGAGGTTTCGTAATTTTCTTTCAGCTATAGCAGCCTCTTCTGTTTTCGGATAGAGTTCTATAACCTTCTTAAGGACGGTTTTAGAACTCTTTGCGTCTTTAATGCTGCTGAATGCGTCTGCCTGCGACAGAAGCGCCCTTGAGGCTTTATCGCTTTTGGGATATTTATCAATTACTTCCTGGAAGCTTACAATTGCTTTATCATAGTTTTTAAGATTCATATAACTTTCTCCCAGCCAGTAGTATGCATTTGAAACCAAGGGTGTTCCGGGATAGGCGTTGATAAAATCTGAAAATTTAATGGCTGCTTCATCATAAGCACCATTCTGGAATTTATCAAAAGCTCCTTTGTATGTTGCTTCATATTTCAGATCAACCTCTTTTGCAGGTATTTGTGTCGGCTGATTTATAATTGGCGGCTTGACGTTCCCGGTTTTTAATGCGTTAATCTCGGCTTTGGTGTCCTTCCAGTATATCTGAAGCTGATGATCCAGTTCCTCGATCTTTCCAAGCATCGTACGATTATTATCATCTCTATTTTCGATAGATGTGGTTACACTCATAAGCTGTTTCCTTAAACTTTCCTGCTCTTTTACAATAGCGAATAACTTTGTATTAACTTCATTCTTAAATTGATTGAAATCACCTGACATGAAATTTACACTGCTTTTCAGTTGCGCTGCCTCTTCTGTTGAGGCGCAGCTGAAAAGTGTAACAGAAGTGAAAACCAAAATGACAAAAGTTGAAAAATGAATGGAAGAAAATAAAGTTCTGCAGGGAAAAAACGGCGTTTTTTGTTTTTTTGAATTCAAAGAACAATGTTCAACATCGAAAATATTATTTAATAATTCTTTCATAACTACCCCTTTTGATCAATTTTAAAGCTTGCCCTTCTGTTTTTTGCCCAGGCATTTTCTTCATGACCTGAATCAATGGGGATCTCTTTCCCAAAAGATATTGTCTTGATATTTGTGTCGTCCACCCCCAGCTTTACCAGATAATTCTTCACTGCCTCAGCCCTTTTTTGGCCCAGAGCAAGGTTGTATTCGATAGTCCCTCTTTCGTCGCAATGCCCTTCAACGACTATTTTTATTTTCTTGTATTGTTTTAACCATTGCCCAATCTCATTTAATTTTGGAAAGTAGTCTGACCTGATTGAGCAGCTGTCAAATTCAAAATAGATATCCTTAAAAGGCGCATTTTCCATAAGCTCTTTAAGCGACCAATCTCTTGTTTTATCTCTTTTTGCAATGTCCTCTTCAGATATAACGCGATCTTTAAGTATATCCTCACCCCTTTGGATTGCCTGTGCCTGTTTTTGTTCTGTTGGTGTCATCTGGACTGTTTTGGTTGCACATCCATAGCTTGTCAAGATTAAAAAAGCAACTAAAATTGTTAAGTATTTCATGTAAATCCTCCTCCTTGTATTAACTAACAGATGTTGTTATGTGTATATAATATCTAATATTTAATTACGGTGCAAATTTAGGTTGTGATTCTTCACCGTCAGTAAATTTCAGCATTTTTTTGCTTTCGCCATTAATAAGCATTAAATATACATTGTACTTTCCACCCTTGTTCGACGAGTATATAATATACCTCCCACATGGTGAGAACTGAGGCGAATCATTTAAACCGCCGACTGTTAAAACGCGCTGGTTTGAACCATCAAGATTCATTGTGCATATCTCAAAAGCCCCCTCAAACTTTGCAACAAAGGCAATCAGGTCACCCTTTGGCGATAAAACCGGTGAAGTATTATAGCTACCGGAATATGTAAGCCTTTTTGGAGTACCGGAAGGTAAATCTTTTATGAAAATCTGAGGAGATCCGTGCATATCAGACACAAAAACCATTTTTGTGCCATCCGATGAAAATGACGGTGATGTTGCTATCCCATCGTTTCTTTGAACAATATTCTTATACTTATTTTCAACGTTAAGAGTATATATAGTCGAATACCTGCCCAAAGTATGGGAGTATCCGAAGGTTGTATCCCCTATCCATGTTGTTCCGATCTTCATCCCGTCTGCCTTGTCGGTATATATCTCCCTGTTGTTCTCAATATCCATAATATAAAGATTGGGCCTTCCTTCTCTGTAGGAAGTATATGCCAGATATCTGCCACTGGGGGAGATTGAGGGGGATAATGTAATGCTCTTGTAATTTGTCATCTTTTTCAGATTGGACCCGTCAATATCAGCCATATAAATATCTTTCCGGCTCCTGCCTCCTGAGGCAAAAACAATCTTTGAACTCATAATGCCTTTTTCACCTGTAATGGCAAGCATGATATCGTCTGCCAGCTTATGAACGATTTTTTTCCAATCTTCTGTATTAGTTCTATAGCGTTTTGCAAGCATTAAAGCCCCATCGAGCGTGTCGTAAACAAATGCTTCGAGTACCAGATCACCGTTTATTTTCTGAATTTTACCTTTGCATACCAGTTCAATACCAATCGATTTCCAATTGCTGAATTTTATTTCCTGTTTTTCAATGCCTTCATCGGTAAGTTCCTTATCCATTAAAGATTGTGGTGCCACAATAAAAAACCCGCACATATCCAGATCCTTGTTTAAAAGATCGCTCATGTCCATTCTTGACCTGTCAATATTCTCACCTTTAAAAGGCGGTACGCCTATGGTTATTTTCTTAAAACTCTTTCCGAAAATATCAAGATATACCTTTGCATTAGCCATCTTTGCTGTAAAAAGAATCATTACTATGACTAATGCGGTAAGTACTAACTTAGGTTTTGTCATTATTCCTTCTCCGTTGTTTTTAATAATTTGTTATTTACTATACGATAAGTAGAATTATATTCTCCTGTGTATGTCAAATAATTAATATGACATATTGTGCTCTAATTCAAGAAAAATAAACAATATTGCAGAAAAAGGCTGAAGAAGTACCTGATTACAAACTATAAAAAACCGTTTGTGCTTATTTGTCCGGGATTATTTTATTGTACACAAAATTATGATACTCTATGTTTTAGATTACTAACATTCACAGTATAGTGAAATCTGGTTAAGCAACGTTGAAGGTTGTTTTGTTGATAAACTGGTGTATAGTGGCCTTAAAGTCACATAATAAAGGCCTTAAGAGGACCCAATTTAATCAATAGAATTAAGAAAAATAAAACAATGGAGGACCAATGAACAAAAAACATTATGCATGGGTTATTGCATTTACTGGAACTCTTGTAACAATCCTTGCGCATGGGTTTGGAAGAATGTCATATTCGGTAATATTACCGTCCATGAAGGATGGCCTCTATCTTAATTATACACAGATTGGTCTTATTGGAACGGGAAATTTTATCGGTTATCTTTCCCTTGCAATAATAGGTGGTTTCCTTGCAGCGCGCTTCGGAGTAAGAAGGGTGGTTTTTGTATCCCTTATTATTATAAGCATAGCCCTATTTTTAACAGGTTTTTCCGAATCTTTCCTGTTTGCTTTTTTTATGCGGTTTTTTGCAGGGGCAGGAAATGGGAGCAGTTATGTCCCTATTATGGCATTGCCGGCCGCCTGGTTTGCTGCAAAGAACAGGGGGCTTGCAACGGGTATCGTTTCCGGGGGAATAGGGGTTGGTCTTTTCCTTTCAGGAGTTATTATTCCACCGGTTATTACACATTTTGGTCACGATGGGTGGAGATATGCCTGGTTTTTTTTGGGAATTGCAGTATTTATTCTTGCTTTTGTCTGTTATGCTTTTTTAAGAAACAACCCGAAAGAAATGGGACTTTCCATGTATGGAGGTGATGAAGAACAGAAGGGCGGAGCCAAAGTTACACTTTTTTCCGCATGGAAGGATATTGTTAGAGAAGCAGAAATATGGAAGCTTGGCTGTGTTTATTTTATGTACGGTTTTTCTTACATTATATATCTCACATTTTTTGTCGCATATTTAACAAAAGAGATAGGAATTTCGCCATCAACGTCAGGGGCTATTTTTGCCGTACTGGGTATTTTCAGCATTTTTTGCGGTGTTGTGTGGGGGGGCATATCAGACACCATTGGGAGAAGATATGGTTCAATGCTTGCCTATATAACCCTTTCAATTTCTTATATTATCTTTGCCTTTTACAAGGTTGAAGCTGGTTTTTACCTATCCGCTTTTGTGTTCGGCATATCCGCCTTTTCAATCCCAACCATTATGGCTGCCGCTGCCGGTGATACAGTCGGGGGCAGACTTGCCCCTGCAGGGCTTGGTTTTATAACACTTTTTTTTGGAGTAGGACAGGCATTGGGTCCGGCAATTGCTGGATGGATTAAGGATACAACAGGCACATTTACAAATGCATTTATCCTTTCTGCTGTTATATCGCTTGTTGGTGCTGCAGGTTCGCTCATATTACGGAAAAAGGTATAAAGATTTATAAATCTGTGCTTTTTTGGTTAACAAATTAGTGGATAGTGTTATAATAAAAAACAGGATGTAAAAAGGTTATATTTATGGGGGAATCATTATGATTAGCAATATCTTTTTTGGTATAATAACCCTCTCAATTGTTGTAGCAACTTGTGCCTTAGTTCATGCTTTAATTGAGGTAAGAGGGGCGGTAAAGGCAGCGAAGGATTTTATAAAGACTACGGAAGATATCTTATATCCAACGCTTGAAGAACTAAGGAAAAGTCTGAAGAGCATGAGAAATGTGACAGATAATGCAACAGCCATTACAGAAGATGTAAAAACCTTTTCCGTGTCGGTGAGAGAGGCTGGTAAGGATATTATGCATGTAAGTAAAGTTGTTAATAGTGTAGTCTCAACCCCATTTTTTTGTGTATCCGGTTTAAGGGCAGGAATAAAAGCCGCTATAGGGGTCATTTTAAAAAGTGTTATAAGTAAAAAGGCAAAAGCCTAATAATAAAGAGGAGGAATAAGATATGGCAGAGGAAGGAAAAGATTTTAGTGCTGGTTCAATGCTCCTTTCATTCTTTCTGGGAGGACTGGTAGGTGCCGGTATTGCACTGCTTATAGCCCCAAAAGCAGGTGAAGAAACCAGAAAAATGATAAAAGAACTGGCAGATGATGCAAAGAAAAAAGCAGAGGACTATCTTGAACAGGCAAAAATCAAGGCAACTTCTGCTGTGGAGAAAGGAAAGGAATTCATAGAAAAAGAGAAAAATATCATCGGATCTGCTATAGAAGCCGGCAAAGACGCCTATGAAAAAGAGAAGGAGAAATAGGCGTAAAAGCTAATAGATTCCATAACACTGTTTTAATCTTTTTTGTTATTGTCCTTGGGTATTTAAGCTACAGGATTTTAGCACCGTTTTTATCTGCCCTGGCGTGGGCCATTGTGCTTTCAATAGTATTTTATCCACTTTACAACTTTTCCCTAAAGTTTGTAAAGTGGAAATATATCGCGTCTTTTATCACCCTTTGCATTATACTTCTATTAATTTTTGGTCCTTTTTCTTATCTTTCTTACTTGCTTACACAGGAAATGAACTCCCTGATTGAGTATGTAAAAGCCGGTAAGTTTGATGTCATAGACAAAACACTTCAGCACCCTGGTATAAAGAAAATTGTTTACAAGATATTGTCCTTATTTAATATGTCGGAAGGAGATTTGCAGGGAGTTATTACAAGCAACATTTCCCAATTAGGGGGGCAATCATTAGGCATTATTAAAATTGGAATCGGTAATGTTGCAACAGCTACATTGGATTTTGTTTTTATGTTTCTGTCTGTCTTTTTCTTTCTTGAAGACGGGCCGGTGTTTTTGGAAAAACTCAGCAGCTATATGCCCTTTTCCAAAAAAGAAAAAGAGAAGTTGACAAAACAGGTAAGAGACATAGTTATATCAACTATTTATGGGGGAATTACAGTTGCAATAGTCCAGGGGTTGATTGGTGGAATTACATTATCCCTGCTTGGAGTACATTCTCCTGTTGTATGGGGGTTGGCAATGTTTATTACCTCATTTATTCCGTTACTGGGGACGTTTGTAATATGGGGTCCCATAGCTGCTTATCTTTTATTTCAAGGTTTGTTTTTAAAGGGCATTATTCTTATAGTGATCGGTATATTGGGTATAAGTATGGCAGACAATATTCTTAGACCCCTTATTATTAAGGGCAAAGTGCAGATGCCAACTCTTGTTATTTTTTTCAGCATTCTGGGGGGCATAAAAATGTTCGGCTTCATAGGGTTTATCATGGGGCCACTTGTATTGGCATTGTTTATGTCTATAGTCGAGGTCTTCAGATATTCAGAGGAGGATAGCATCTGATCAAGGAAATTATGGTTGCAGCCCGGATACGTCATTGGCAACGGTGTCGGGTTGTTCTAATTTAAAAAACAGAAAACTGGTTTTGCCTTTGGTAGGATTTATTCGAGAAAACTTTCCAAGCGTTTCCGTCTTGATGGGTGTTTCAATTTTCTTAAAGCTTTGGCCTCTATCTGTCTTATTCTTTCTCTTGTCAGCCCGAAAACCTCTCCAACTTCTTCAAGGGTATAATCAGTTTTTTCTCCTATGCCAAGACGCATCCTGATAACCTTTTCTTCTCTTGGTGTCAGGGTTGACAGAACTTTATCTATCTCTTCTTTCATGGATATTCCTACAAGTTCCATAAAAGGCGAAGGCGATTTCGGATCGGCTATAAAATCGCCAAGCTTGGATTCGTCATCTCCTATTGGAGTTTCAATGGATATAGGTTCATTAGAAACCTTCATTATTTTTCTCACCTTTTCCAGGGGAAGGCCGGCTTTGTTTGATATTTCATCAAGATTTGGTTCTCTGCCAAGTTCCTGGAACAGTGATATGGTAACCTTGGTAATTTTATTCATTGTTTCGAGCACATGGACAGGAACCCTAATTGTGCGTGCATAATCGGCGATTGCTCTTGTTATTGCCTGTCTTATCCACCATGTCGAATATGTAGAAAATTTGTATCCCTTTTGATAGTCATACTTTTCTGCAGCCTTCATGAGACCCATATTTCCTTCCTGAATAAGGTCGAGAAAAGAAAGTCCTCTATTCAGGTATTTTTTTGCAATATTTATAACAAGCCTCAGGTTGGCTTGAATTAGCCTGTTTTTAACAATCTTCAGACTATTCTCTATCTCGCCAATCTCCGTAAGTTTAATCCTTACAATTTTTGCTTCACCATCATCCATAAACCTTAGCTGTCTCCCTATCTTTCTTATGACTTCTTCAAGGATCTTCTTATTCAGCTTGAGATTGACCAAGGCTTCTTCAATTTTACCGTCAATAGCATTGAGCTTTTTTTCCAATTGTTTTCTATTTTGTGCATCGGTCTTCGGCAGTTTTTTTCTTACTTCCTCTTTCTTATCAAAGAGGCTTTTCACGTTGTTTATTAAGGAGATTGCTTTTTTCTTATATTTTTCTTCGTCTTTCTTCGTATAATTTATTTCATCAATGCTCTTGATGACATCGATAATATTGATAGTCTCTTTTTTAAGCTGCGACCCTATCTCCTGAAGTTCGTTAACAGACTGAGGCAGATCAAATAATAAATTCCTTATTTTCTTCTCTCCCTCTTCTATTTTTTTAGCTATCATATATTCTTCATCGGATGTCAGGAGGGATACCCTGCCAATATCTTTTAAGTATGCCCATATGATATTATCCGTTCTTTCCGAAGGGAATTTTTCTGCCTCTCCCCATTCCTGAGCTTCTTCTTCAGGTGCATCAATCTTCTCTTTTATTGTTTCAACAATATCTATATTAGATTCGGAAAGAAAATCAAAAATATCCTCTATGTCTTCAGGCGAAAATATACTTTGCGGTAAAAAATCATTTATTTCATCAGGGGTGAGATACCCCTTCTCCATACCAATGTCAATAAGGTGTTTTATCTCAGTAAAGTTTTTTATGCTCATGTTAACCCCAAAATGTAAAGAATGCCCTTTATTTTACAAAAGGGCATTCTTATCTTTTTATAGATATCTTTATAATGTTTAACTATAACAACAATTTAACTGTTAGTCAAGCCAGTTTTAAAATGGTAAAGAAAGTATTTGACTAAATATCAAATACCATATATAAAAAACCTATAAAATATTATGGAGGTTGACATGTTTAAAAAAATTGTTTGCCCTGTAGACTTCTCTGAATTTACAGATGGTATTATCAAATATGCTGTCAGCTTAGCAAAGAAGTACGATGCGGAACTGCACCTTTTCCATGTAATACCTAATTTAAACTACTTCACGCCCTACGAATCTTTTCTAACCCCAGAAAATCTTGTCTTAATCGAAAAAAATATTGAAAAAGAGGTTGAAAAAGACTTTGAAAAGATAATAAAAGGGATCGATATAACTGTGAAAAAAGTTATTAAAACAGGCGTAACATTTGTTGAAATTATTGATTATATAAAAGAAGAAAATATTGACCTCGTGGTTATGGGAACACACGGAAGAAGCGGCATTGAACATATCCTGATTGGAAGTGTTGCCGAGAAGATTCTAAGAAAATCACCCTGTCCTGTCCTTACAATAAGACCAAAAACAAAGGTGCTCTAAAAGGTCAAAAAAAACTTAAATCACCATCTAAAGCAGGTGGTGATTTAAGTAATATATCCATATAGTTCCTTAACGTTTTTCAAAGGGATTATCTCGATCCCCCCTGTTTTTTCTACTCCTTTCGGGCAGAAAACTTTTTTTATCCCCAGCCTTTCACATTCTTTTAGCCGGATATCCATGCTCATGACCTTCCTTATTTCACCTGTGAGGCCTACTTCTCCGAATAATGCTGTATCTGCGCCAACATTCACATCTTTATAACTTGAAATGATTGATGCAGCGACAGCCAGATCCACAGCCGGTTCATTCACCTTAAGACCGCCCGTTATGTTTACATAGACATCTCTGTCAAAAAATGGTTTGCCGAGCGCCTTTTCAATTACCGCTATGATAATAAACAGCCTGTTCGGATCGTATCCAAGAGACACCCTTTTTGGAATGGAAAACATTGTCTTCGGTATTACAGACTGTACCTCAAGCAATATAGGCCTTGAACCGGTAATATGAGGAAAGAGTGTACTGCCGGCACCGATATCACCTCTTTCAGAAATAAAAAATTCTGAAGGATTGTCCACACTTACAAGACCGTCTTTTTTCATCTGAAATATTCCTACTTCGTCAACGGGGCCATATCTGTTTTTTATTGACCTGAGCATCCTATAGGGCAGCATCTTATCACCCTCAAAATATAGGACCGTATCAACCATATGTTCAAGCACCTTAGGCCCTGCAATAGCGCCTTCTTTTGTTACATGACCTATGATTATATGGGTGGTTTCACTCTTCTTCATTTCCATAATCAATCTTGAAGAGACATCTTTTATCTGGCCTATACTCCCGGGAAGCATGGGGAGTGTTGAATTATAAACAGACTGAATCGAGTCTATGATTACAAGACGATATACTTTATCGGATAATGCCCCCAGTATATCTTCAAGCCGGTTTGTAGTAAGTATTGAAAAGGGGTCTTTTATGTTCAGCCTTCTTTTTCTGGAGGATAATTGTCTTAAGGATTCTTCGCCTGATACATATAATACTTCATATCCAAGTTCGATCATTCGAGAGGCTATTGCAAAGCATACAGTGGTTTTACCTATGCCGGGATCACCCCCAAGGAGTATGGAAGACCCGCATACAAGACCGCTGCCAAGTACCCTGTCCATCTCAGTAAGGCCAAGGACAACCCTCTCTTCCGGCAGTTCTTCGTCAGACACCGTTACAGGTTTTACCACAATTTGGGCTTCTTCATTGTCAGGTTGGTACTCTTTTATGGTATCCCAGGAAGCGCACCTGGGACATTTTCCCATCCACTTAAATGTTTCATAGTTGCATACTTCACAAACAAATATTGTTTTTTTCGGCATTTTTATCCTTTTTAATCTTAATCCTTTTTTAAATGCAATCTCAAAAAAGCCGATTGATATTTCAGCAGTTTCTTTGTCCATTCCATTGTCTTTGGGAATTCATTAGGTGAGAGCTCAAGCGTTACCATCCCGTCATAACCCAACCTCGTCATGGTGTTCAGTAATTTCACAATCGGCAAGTCTCCTCTGCCCAGAAAAAGATGACTTTTGAATGATTGACCATCACTTATATGAATATTTTTCAGCCTTTCTGTTTTAAAATAATTGAGAAATGCTACAATGATATCGTCACCACATGTTGCTATGTGCGTGGTATCGAAGGCAAAGAACAGGTTTTTTCTAATGCCGAATGATATCAGGTCGCGGTAATTATATAATACATAAGGGGCGAGCATAAATTTTTGCCCGACACGAGGCATATTTTCTATGGTCAGGTATACATCATCGGTTCCAATTTCCTTTTGAAAGTTATCGGTATTGTTAAACCATTTTAAAAAACTAAGTTCAAAGGAGAACCAGGAAGGCGGGTGGAAATTAACCAACTGAGCACCCAGTATTTTTGCGACTTCAACGCTTTTTATGAGGTTGCCTCTGTGTGTTCCCCAGGCATCTATCCTTGCAAAAGGGGCATGTATCGAGTATATAGGCAATATTTCAAGACATGCCTTTACAGTGTTTATATATTGAGCGTTATTAAACCTGCCATCAATCACCAGATCACAGCCGTCAAAACCTGCCTCTGCTGCAAGATAAAAGACCTCCCTTATAGGAAGATAGTGGAGACATCCTGTAGAAAAAAGGATTTTCATAAAATCATGATTGATTCATCGTTATCCGTAAGCACCCTGTAGCGGGAATTTTCAATCAAGACCGTATTTTCTATGCCACAAGCACCTTTTTTTGGAAAGACCATTTTAGGTTCTATGGCAAAAACCGCCCCTTCT is a genomic window of Pseudomonadota bacterium containing:
- the ybgF gene encoding tol-pal system protein YbgF; its protein translation is MKELLNNIFDVEHCSLNSKKQKTPFFPCRTLFSSIHFSTFVILVFTSVTLFSCASTEEAAQLKSSVNFMSGDFNQFKNEVNTKLFAIVKEQESLRKQLMSVTTSIENRDDNNRTMLGKIEELDHQLQIYWKDTKAEINALKTGNVKPPIINQPTQIPAKEVDLKYEATYKGAFDKFQNGAYDEAAIKFSDFINAYPGTPLVSNAYYWLGESYMNLKNYDKAIVSFQEVIDKYPKSDKASRALLSQADAFSSIKDAKSSKTVLKKVIELYPKTEEAAIAERKLRNLGLR
- the pal gene encoding peptidoglycan-associated lipoprotein Pal, encoding MKYLTILVAFLILTSYGCATKTVQMTPTEQKQAQAIQRGEDILKDRVISEEDIAKRDKTRDWSLKELMENAPFKDIYFEFDSCSIRSDYFPKLNEIGQWLKQYKKIKIVVEGHCDERGTIEYNLALGQKRAEAVKNYLVKLGVDDTNIKTISFGKEIPIDSGHEENAWAKNRRASFKIDQKG
- a CDS encoding MFS transporter codes for the protein MNKKHYAWVIAFTGTLVTILAHGFGRMSYSVILPSMKDGLYLNYTQIGLIGTGNFIGYLSLAIIGGFLAARFGVRRVVFVSLIIISIALFLTGFSESFLFAFFMRFFAGAGNGSSYVPIMALPAAWFAAKNRGLATGIVSGGIGVGLFLSGVIIPPVITHFGHDGWRYAWFFLGIAVFILAFVCYAFLRNNPKEMGLSMYGGDEEQKGGAKVTLFSAWKDIVREAEIWKLGCVYFMYGFSYIIYLTFFVAYLTKEIGISPSTSGAIFAVLGIFSIFCGVVWGGISDTIGRRYGSMLAYITLSISYIIFAFYKVEAGFYLSAFVFGISAFSIPTIMAAAAGDTVGGRLAPAGLGFITLFFGVGQALGPAIAGWIKDTTGTFTNAFILSAVISLVGAAGSLILRKKV
- a CDS encoding YtxH domain-containing protein yields the protein MAEEGKDFSAGSMLLSFFLGGLVGAGIALLIAPKAGEETRKMIKELADDAKKKAEDYLEQAKIKATSAVEKGKEFIEKEKNIIGSAIEAGKDAYEKEKEK
- a CDS encoding AI-2E family transporter produces the protein MFFVIVLGYLSYRILAPFLSALAWAIVLSIVFYPLYNFSLKFVKWKYIASFITLCIILLLIFGPFSYLSYLLTQEMNSLIEYVKAGKFDVIDKTLQHPGIKKIVYKILSLFNMSEGDLQGVITSNISQLGGQSLGIIKIGIGNVATATLDFVFMFLSVFFFLEDGPVFLEKLSSYMPFSKKEKEKLTKQVRDIVISTIYGGITVAIVQGLIGGITLSLLGVHSPVVWGLAMFITSFIPLLGTFVIWGPIAAYLLFQGLFLKGIILIVIGILGISMADNILRPLIIKGKVQMPTLVIFFSILGGIKMFGFIGFIMGPLVLALFMSIVEVFRYSEEDSI
- the rpoD gene encoding RNA polymerase sigma factor RpoD yields the protein MSIKNFTEIKHLIDIGMEKGYLTPDEINDFLPQSIFSPEDIEDIFDFLSESNIDIVETIKEKIDAPEEEAQEWGEAEKFPSERTDNIIWAYLKDIGRVSLLTSDEEYMIAKKIEEGEKKIRNLLFDLPQSVNELQEIGSQLKKETINIIDVIKSIDEINYTKKDEEKYKKKAISLINNVKSLFDKKEEVRKKLPKTDAQNRKQLEKKLNAIDGKIEEALVNLKLNKKILEEVIRKIGRQLRFMDDGEAKIVRIKLTEIGEIENSLKIVKNRLIQANLRLVINIAKKYLNRGLSFLDLIQEGNMGLMKAAEKYDYQKGYKFSTYSTWWIRQAITRAIADYARTIRVPVHVLETMNKITKVTISLFQELGREPNLDEISNKAGLPLEKVRKIMKVSNEPISIETPIGDDESKLGDFIADPKSPSPFMELVGISMKEEIDKVLSTLTPREEKVIRMRLGIGEKTDYTLEEVGEVFGLTRERIRQIEAKALRKLKHPSRRKRLESFLE
- a CDS encoding universal stress protein, with translation MFKKIVCPVDFSEFTDGIIKYAVSLAKKYDAELHLFHVIPNLNYFTPYESFLTPENLVLIEKNIEKEVEKDFEKIIKGIDITVKKVIKTGVTFVEIIDYIKEENIDLVVMGTHGRSGIEHILIGSVAEKILRKSPCPVLTIRPKTKVL
- the radA gene encoding DNA repair protein RadA translates to MDKETAEISIGFFEIAFKKGLRLKRIKMPKKTIFVCEVCNYETFKWMGKCPRCASWDTIKEYQPDNEEAQIVVKPVTVSDEELPEERVVLGLTEMDRVLGSGLVCGSSILLGGDPGIGKTTVCFAIASRMIELGYEVLYVSGEESLRQLSSRKRRLNIKDPFSILTTNRLEDILGALSDKVYRLVIIDSIQSVYNSTLPMLPGSIGQIKDVSSRLIMEMKKSETTHIIIGHVTKEGAIAGPKVLEHMVDTVLYFEGDKMLPYRMLRSIKNRYGPVDEVGIFQMKKDGLVSVDNPSEFFISERGDIGAGSTLFPHITGSRPILLEVQSVIPKTMFSIPKRVSLGYDPNRLFIIIAVIEKALGKPFFDRDVYVNITGGLKVNEPAVDLAVAASIISSYKDVNVGADTALFGEVGLTGEIRKVMSMDIRLKECERLGIKKVFCPKGVEKTGGIEIIPLKNVKELYGYIT
- a CDS encoding TIM barrel protein, coding for MKILFSTGCLHYLPIREVFYLAAEAGFDGCDLVIDGRFNNAQYINTVKACLEILPIYSIHAPFARIDAWGTHRGNLIKSVEVAKILGAQLVNFHPPSWFSFELSFLKWFNNTDNFQKEIGTDDVYLTIENMPRVGQKFMLAPYVLYNYRDLISFGIRKNLFFAFDTTHIATCGDDIIVAFLNYFKTERLKNIHISDGQSFKSHLFLGRGDLPIVKLLNTMTRLGYDGMVTLELSPNEFPKTMEWTKKLLKYQSAFLRLHLKKD